In Antedon mediterranea chromosome 10, ecAntMedi1.1, whole genome shotgun sequence, one genomic interval encodes:
- the LOC140061285 gene encoding sperm motility kinase X-like: MTSDLFPGHYHLVAVKTASLNSYSNPNHAWAKMLAEARVMKFLDDLPSVPRVFGVFRQGDICCMVQEFIGNTFSLSSTTFLDVLRTGQPSLSALECISMTSEVVIALNEMHKRGILHNDVAARNILIHHDGTSYRAKLTDFGMACRVEYPRGNRKVIFSSMDEVIQYMDNHPEVAPEKYIDGACDSVSGDVYSIGYGIRIVGVAIRHSDMVEFGKACACFDAEDRPSLDWVINILDIYKEKEKSNPKCQGINGP; the protein is encoded by the coding sequence ATGACATCCGATCTTTTTCCAGGCCACTATCACCTCGTCGCAGTCAAGACGGCTTCTTTGAACAGTTATAGCAATCCTAATCATGCATGGGCCAAGATGCTGGCAGAAGCGCGTGTGATGAAGTTTTTAGACGATCTGCCTTCTGTTCCTCGCGTCTTTGGCGTCTTCCGCCAAGGTGACATATGCTGTATGGTGCAGGAGTTTATCGGAAATACCTTCAGCCTTTCCAGTACCACATTCCTGGATGTATTGCGAACCGGACAGCCGTCTTTGAGCGCGCTTGAATGTATCTCTATGACATCAGAGGTTGTCATTGCGCTCAACGAAATGCACAAACGCGGGATTCTTCACAACGATGTAGCTGCGAGAAACATTCTGATCCACCACGATGGAACCAGCTACAGAGCGAAGCTTACAGACTTCGGGATGGCATGCAGAGTAGAATATCCAAGAGGTAACAGAAAGGTAATTTTTTCATCGATGGACGAAGTAATTCAATACATGGATAATCATCCAGAGGTAGCACCAGAAAAATACATTGACGGTGCTTGCGATTCTGTTAGCGGTGACGTGTATTCCATCGGTTATGGTATACGTATTGTAGGAGTGGCAATTAGACATAGTGACATGGTTGAATTTGGAAAGGCTTGTGCATGTTTCGACGCAGAAGATCGACCATCTCTGGATTGGGTAATCAACATCTTGGACATCTATAAAGAAAAGGAGAAGAGCAATCCAAAATGCCAGGGTATCAACGGGccttag
- the LOC140060319 gene encoding betaine--homocysteine S-methyltransferase 1-like, with amino-acid sequence MATQVKGLLERLNNGETVVVAEGYLFLFERRGLLKAGAFVPEVILEYPELVRQQYWEFTHAGSDVVVAFTYYAHREKMRLIGREQDLEKMNRTALKLAREVADETGTLMAGNICNTTLYKPDDPTCESKIMEIFREQIVWAVEEGADYILSETCGDIGEALLSVKAIKEYGSGLPAVVTISIYQNTIEGVPATLDNVKLSDAIKMLEDAGADVIGLNCARGPETTLNIMHIVKENCKKPLACVPVPYRTTDDKPNMQLLTDSKTGKRLFPDNLDCALCTRADIYEFGKRCKEMGIGYVGVCCGNSPHYTRALAESVGHRPPASKYSKDMSQHFMLGDDTSLNKRYTSDVKQLITIE; translated from the exons GTTTGTTAGAGCGCTTGAACAATGGTGAAACTGTCGTGGTGGCTGAGGGATacctgtttttgtttgaaagaaGGGGTTTGCTGAAAGCGGGGGCTTTTGTCCCAGAAGTTATTTTAGAGTACCCCGAGTTGGTTCGTCAGCAGTACTGGGAATTCACACATGCTGGTAGCGATGTTGTTGTAGCGTTTACC TATTATGCCCATCGTGAGAAGATGAGGTTAATAGGACGTGAACAAGATCTTGAAAAAATGAACCGAACTGCGTTAAAGTTGGCGAGAGAGGTGGCAGACGAGACTGGGACGCTAATGGCGGGAAATATCTGCAACACAACATTATATAAACCAGACGATCCTACGTGTGAAAGTAAAATTATGGAAATATTTAGG GAACAAATTGTATGGGCTGTTGAAGAAGGCGCAGACTATATCCTATCTGAAACTTGTGGTGATATTGGGGAAGCATTATTGTCCGTGAAAGCCATCAAGGAATATGGTTCAG GTCTCCCAGCTGTTGTAACCATTTCAATTTACCAGAATACAATCGAAGGCGTTCCAGCTACGCTTGATAATGTAAAACTTAGTGATGCCATCAAGATGCTGGAAGATGCAGGAGCTGATGTGATTGGTCTGAACTGCGCACGTGGACCAGAGACGACACTGAATATCATGCATATAGTTAAGGAAAATTGTAAG AAACCACTGGCCTGCGTACCTGTGCCTTACCGCACTACAGACGACAAACCAAACATGCAGCTTTTAACTGATTCAAAAACAG GAAAACGTTTGTTTCCAGACAACTTAGACTGTGCTCTTTGTACACGAGCTGACATCTATGAATTTGGAAAACGCTGCAAAGAAATGGGAATTGGCTATGTAGGTGTGTGCTGTGGTAACTCTCCTCACTACACGCGAGCTCTGGCAGAAAGCGTGGGGCATCGTCCCCCTGcttcaaaatattcaaaagaCATGAGTCAGCACTTTATGCTTGGTGACGACACGTCTCTCAATAAGCGGTATACATCTGATGTAAAGCAATTGATAACAATTGAGTAG